One window of the Eucalyptus grandis isolate ANBG69807.140 chromosome 6, ASM1654582v1, whole genome shotgun sequence genome contains the following:
- the LOC120286040 gene encoding MDIS1-interacting receptor like kinase 2-like yields MHHDCIPPIVHRDISSNNILLDSEYEAHVSEFGTAKLLKLDTSNWSAVVGTYGYVAPELAYTMKVTEKCDVYSFGIVAIEVIKGRHPGDSLSSLLALVDMEISVVLKNILDSRLPTPTPGIEDELLTILKFAVACISANPQLRPSMEMISDALSARSTLFDGVKKSQKPTDPVRDATNSSRELDQFVEDIV; encoded by the exons ATGCACCATGATTGTATTCCTCCAATCGTTCATCGAGATATTTCGAGTAACAACATTTTGCTTGATTCGGAGTACGAGGCACACGTTTCTGAATTTGGCACAGCTAAGCTTCTTAAGCTGGACACATCAAACTGGAGCGCAGTCGTTGGCACATATGGTTACGTAGCTCCAg AGCTTGCTTACACAATGAAGGTGACGGAGAAATGCGACGTGTATAGCTTTGGAATAGTGGCCATCGAGGTGATCAAAGGAAGACATCCAGGTGATAGCCTTTCATCTTTATTAGCTCTGGTCGACATGGAGATCTCGGTAGTTTTAAAGAATATATTGGATTCACGCCTGCCAACGCCCACGCCAGGCATTGAGGATGAACTTCTGACCATCCTAAAGTTTGCAGTCGCTTGCATATCTGCTAATCCCCAACTCAGGCCGTCGATGGAAATGATTTCTGATGCGCTATCTGCTCGTTCAACCCTTTTCGATGGAGTTAAAAAATCACAGAAGCCCACAGATCCTGTGAGAGATGCAACAAATTCAAGCCGTGAACTGGATCAATTTGTAGAAGATATCGTCTGA
- the LOC120294748 gene encoding MDIS1-interacting receptor like kinase 2-like, whose translation MDSSPEFKRVMSLVAALTLFTTFTIPLPAHASPIEAQALLKWKSNLGNHSDSSLSSWTPSPHNATGSNSTVSPCTWYGISCNQAESVIGINLTSAYVEGTLDEFPFSSLSHLMYMDLSINSLSGHIPPQIGLLSNLTYLDLSINRFMGKIPLEISHLTRLTVLHLVSNELNGSIPQEIGQLYLLTEVALYSNQLNGPIPSSLGNLSKLATLYVYNNSLSGYIPPEMGSMTNLEVLHMDTNLLTGPIPSTLGNLTKLIELHLFANELTGSIPLELGKSNLLSELCLNDNNLIGSIPPTLGNLTELALLYLYGNQLSGQIPDEIGNLHAMLDLELSTNQLTGPIPSSLGNLTNLGSLFLRQNHLSGSIPKSLGELVNLVVLQLDTNQLNGSLPKNLCRGGLLQNLTVSHNNLTGSIPKSLRNCTSLVRVRLEENQLTGNISKTFGVYPKLDFIDMSFNKFFGEISTNWGSCTRLTHLRIAGNNITGSLPPEIGNATRFGEIDLSFNGLLGEVPKEFGKLTSLVNLNLSRNRLSGQISPKIVSLPGLQKLDLSKNRLSMSIPQAIGFSSNLVFLNLSNNQLSQDIPRQLGMLIHLSELDLSHNLLSGGIPVEFNKLQSLVKLDLSHNNLSGLIYETFKDMRGLMEVDISYNKFEGPIPNTTAFQNATKEAFQGNSGLCGNVEGLEPCDQAVVDRESSPVGERSSIQEWN comes from the exons ATGGATTCTTCACCAGAATTCAAGAGGGTCATGAGCCTTGTAGCTGCCCTTACTCTTTTCACTACCTTTACCATTCCACTCCCTGCTCATGCTTCCCCTATAGAAGCCCAAGCCCTCCTCAAATGGAAGTCCAATCTTGGCAACCATTCAGATTCTTCCCTCTCTTCGTGGACTCCCTCTCCTCATAATGCCACCGGTTCCAACTCAACCGTGAGTCCATGTACTTGGTATGGCATCTCCTGCAATCAGGCGGAGAGTGTGATCGGGATTAATCTCACTAGCGCCTATGTCGAAGGTACGCTTGACGAATTCCCATTCTCATCTTTGTCTCATCTCATGTACATGGACCTGAGTATAAATAGTCTCTCTGGCCATATTCCCCCTCAAATCGGTTTATTGAGCAATCTCACCTATCTCGACCTCTCTATCAATCGGTTCATGGGGAAAATACCGCTGGAGATCAGCCATCTAACTAGACTAACAGTCCTACACCTGGTTTCCAATGAGTTAAATGGCTCCATTCCCCAAGAAATCGGGCAATTGTATTTGCTCACCGAGGTCGCGCTGTATTCGAATCAGTTGAATGGACCCATACCTTCCTCATTAGGTAATTTGAGCAAATTGGCTACATTGTATGTCTACAACAACTCCCTTTCTGGTTATATTCCTCCTGAAATGGGAAGTATGACAAATCTGGAAGTGCTCCACATGGACACCAACCTCCTAACAGGACCGATTCCTTCCACTTTGGGGAACTTAACCAAATTGATAGAGCTACACCTATTTGCTAATGAGCTTACTGGTTCCATCCCACTAGAGCTAGGAAAATCGAATCTTCTTAGCGAGTTGTGCcttaatgataataatcttaTCGGTTCAATCCCACCAACATTAGGCAATTTGACAGAACTCGCCCTTCTTTATCTCTATGGTAACCAGCTTTCAGGGCAAATTCCTGATGAGATAGGTAATCTCCACGCTATGCTTGACTTAGAGTTGAGTACAAACCAGCTCACTGGTCCAATTCCTTCTTCTCTGGGTAACTTGACCAACTTGGGATCTTTGTTCCTCCGCCAAAATCACCTTTCTGGTTCAATTCCTAAATCCTTAGGTGAACTAGTGAACTTGGTGGTGCTACAATTGGATACCAACCAATTAAACGGCTCCTTACCAAAAAACTTGTGCCGGGGTGGGTTGCTCCAAAACCTTACAGTGAGTCACAATAACTTAACTGGTTCTATCCCTAAAAGCTTGAGAAATTGCACAAGCCTAGTCAGAGTACGCCTAGAGGAAAACCAGCTCACTGGAAACATATCCAAGACCTTTGGTGTCTACCCCAAATTGGACTTTATCGACATGAGTTTCAACAAGTTCTTTGGAGAAATCTCAACAAACTGGGGAAGTTGCACACGCTTAACTCATCTAAGAATTGCTGGAAATAACATCACTGGTAGCTTGCCTCCTGAGATTGGGAATGCGACTCGATTTGGTGAAATTGATCTTTCTTTCAATGGTTTACTTGGTGAGGTCCCAAaagaatttggaaaattgaCTTCTTTGGTGAATTTAAATCTAAGCAGAAATCGACTTTCTGGCCAAATAAGTCCCAAGATTGTATCATTACCTGGTcttcaaaaattggatttgtCCAAGAATAGATTAAGCATGTCTATCCCGCAGGCTATAgggttttcttcaaacttgGTCTTCTTGAATCTAAGTAACAACCAGTTGAGCCAAGATATTCCGAGGCAATTAGGGATGTTGATTCACCTATCCGAGCTAGACTTGAGTCATAACTTGTTAAGTGGTGGGATCCCAGTTGAATTCAACAAGCTTCAAAGCTTAGTGAAACTTGACCTTTCACACAATAATCTTTCTGGCCTCATATATGAGACTTTCAAGGATATGCGAGGTTTGATGGAGGTGGACATCTCTTATAACAAGTTTGAGGGTCCCATCCCCAACACCACGGCAttccaaaatgcaacaaaagaaGCGTTTCAAGGCAACAGTGGATTGTGTGGAAATGTTGAAGGACTTGAGCCCTGTGACCAAGCAGTGGTGGATAGGGAAAGCTCTCCGGTGGGAG AAAGAAGCTCCATCCAAGAGTGGAACTAG